The following proteins come from a genomic window of Pelmatolapia mariae isolate MD_Pm_ZW linkage group LG17, Pm_UMD_F_2, whole genome shotgun sequence:
- the LOC134646677 gene encoding histidine-rich glycoprotein-like has translation MKTCVLLSLLLALGCVTINGAPVEHVDMEPGSCEDASTKAAAELALTKINQDRKEGYIFSLHHLSNAHIKRHGDNGVVFYLTLDVVETDCSVLSRKDWKSCDIRPRENIKVYGQCKAAIFISKVHRVVRLYKYKCTIRPVPAGRVHEGCAGCPYLPRNNEEAEVQKTVTHSLEKFHNQSRPANRFTLLKISRATAQDSLPHLLRGQAHPSVAPPFALPPGSPVDNLRQTPQALGLRLNPRKCKVQPSQVTAFLGMSLDSIRASISLVAENQQLLRQSHRATVVVSLGLHWALGWWTDPSYLEQGVVISSQLVSTDASQQGGVLPPDSAANPSFRDRVLGALQRQLLSPVLVVAGSIYRVEYTIQETTCPHSTEAVTAENCPPMDCEFAHKGFCKASLFQPLWGEGKVDVNCEIYEPEAAKREKKLHLLGGETDHSHNDTHSHSHDHTKSHSHHGHNRNHSDDHDHHHKHDHATGSAHRHAHDHSHDHGLNHDHVHTHHAKAHNHSGDSPNHHHDYKHAEGGHTHEHDHELALDHSHKHGHLHEHEHHHHHHEHEHENTPHDGAKGTVIVLPALGQPVTLPSFPDVPAGGPGVGVTLPLKPDPQIPGQMEPTIEPFPTSVSALCPTKKGGDQDVGILFANDPMFKPAA, from the exons ATGAAGACCTGTGTGCTGTTATCACTGCTGCTGGCGTTGGGTTGTGTGACCATCAATGGTGCACCAGTGGAACATGTTGACATGGAGCCAGGCTCATGTGAAGACGCATCAACAAAAGCAGCTGCTGAGCTGGCTCTTACCAAAATCAACCAGGACAGGAAGGAGGGCTACATCTTCAGCCTGCACCACCTGTCCAACGCCCACATAAAGAGACAT GGAGACAATGGTGTGGTCTTCTACCTGACTCTGGATGTTGTGGAGACTGACTGCAGTGTTCTCAGCAGGAAGGACTGGAAGAGCTGTGACATTCGTCCAAGGGAAAATATCAAG GTATATGGACAGTGCAAAGCTGCTATCTTCATCAGTAAGGTACACAGAGTGGTTCGTCTCTACAAATACAAGTGTACTATCAGACCAG TCCCTGCAGGTAGGGTGCATGAGGGCTGTGCCGGCTGTCCATATTTACCTCGCAATAATGAGGAAGCTGAAGTTCAGAAGACTGTGACCCACTCTCTGGAGAAATTCCACAACCAGAGCAGGCCGGCCAATCGGTTCACTCTGCTCAAAATCTCCCGTGCTACTGCACAG GATTCACTCCCCCATCTGCTGAGAGGCCAGGCCCATCCCTCAGTAGCCCCTCCCTTTGCCCTGCCCCCAGGCAGTCCTGTGGACAACCTCCGGCAAACTCCCCAG GCTCTGGGGCTGCGCCTGAATCCCAGAAAGTGCAAGGTACAACCTTCTCAGGTAACAGCCTTTCTGGGCATGTCCCTGGACTCCATCAGAGCCTCCATATCCCTCGTTGCGGAAAACCAGCAGCTTCTCAGG CAATCCCATCGAGCTACAGTGGTGGTTTCCCTAGGGCTCCACTGGGCTCTAGGTTGGTGGACGGACCCATCCTATCTAGAGCAGGGTGTGGTGATTAGCAGTCAGCTAGTTTCCACAGACGCCTCCCAGCAGGGTGGG GTTCTACCGCCTGATAGTGCAGCCAACCCCTCTTTCAGAGATCGGGTCCTGGGTGCCCTTCAGCGGCAGCTTTTGTCTCCAGTATTG gTTGTCGCAGGTTCAATTTACCGTGTGGAATACACCATCCAGGAGACCACCTGCCCCCACAGCACAGAAGCAGTGACGGCTGAGAACTGCCCCCCTATGGACTGCGAGTTTGCT CACAAGGGCTTCTGTAAGGCATCCCTCTTCCAGCCTCTCTGGGGTGAGGGAAAAGTCGACGTCAACTGTGAGATCTATGAGCCTGAG GCTGCTAAGAGAGAGAAGAAGCTCCACCTGCTGGGCGGAGAGACTGACCACAGCCACaatgacacacactcacacagccaCGACCACACCAAGAGCCACTCTCATCATGGCCACAACAGAAACCACAGTGATGACCACGATCACCACCACAAACATGACCATGCCACAGGCAGTGCCCACAGGCACGCTCATGACCACTCCCACGACCACGGTCTGAACCATGATCATGTGCACACTCATCATGCCAAGGCCCACAACCACAGCGGTGACTCTCCCAACCACCACCACGACTACAAGCATGCTGAAGGTGGGCACACCCACGAACATGACCACGAGCTGGCGCTGGATCATAGCCATAAGCATGGTCACCTGCATGAACACGagcaccaccaccatcaccacgaGCACGAACATGAGAACACACCCCACGATGGCGCAAAGGGAACAGTGATAGTCCTGCCCGCTTTAGGCCAGCCTGTGACCCTGCCTTCCTTCCCTGATGTCCCCGCCGGTGGGCCTGGAGTTGGAGTCACTCTCCCACTTAAACCCGATCCTCAGATTCCTGGACAGATGGAGCCCACCATCGAGCCCTTCCCAACCTCAGTCTCTGCCCTGTGCCCCACCAAAAAGGGAGGGGATCAAGATGTGGGGATTCTCTTCGCTAATGACCCCATGTTCAAGCCAGCTGCATAA
- the LOC134646678 gene encoding fetuin-B-like: MKTCVLLSLLLALGCVTINGAPVEHGGMEPGSCEDASTKAAAELALTKINQDRKEGYIFSLHHLSNAHIQRHGGNGVVFYLTLDVVETDCSVLSKKDWKSCDIRPRENIKVYGQCKAAIFINKVHRVERLYKYSCVIRPGRVHEGCPGCPYLPRNNEEAEVQKTVTHSLEKFHNQSRPANRFTLLKISRATAQVVAGSIYRVEYTIQETTCPHSTEAVTAENCPPMDCEFAHKGFCKASLFQPLWGEGKVDVNCEIYESEASEREKQLHLLGVETEHTHDDTHSHSHLHEHEHSHGHRLGATPHKDPEGIVTVLPALGQPVTLPSFPDVPAGGPGVGVTLPLKPDPQIPGEMEPTIEPFPTSVSAQCPTKEGGDQDVGILFANDPMFKPAA; this comes from the exons ATGAAGACCTGTGTGCTGTTATCACTGCTGCTGGCGTTGGGTTGTGTGACCATCAATGGTGCACCAGTGGAGCATGGTGGCATGGAACCAGGCTCATGTGAAGACGCATCAACAAAAGCAGCTGCTGAGCTGGCTCTTACCAAAATCAACCAGGACAGGAAGGAGGGCTACATCTTCAGCCTGCACCACCTGTCCAATGCCCACATACAGAGACAT GGAGGCAATGGTGTGGTCTTCTACCTGACTCTGGATGTTGTGGAGACTGACTGCAGTGTTCTCAGCAAGAAGGACTGGAAGAGTTGTGACATTCGTCCAAGGGAAAATATCAAG GTATATGGACAATGCAAAGCTGCTATCTTCATCAATAAGGTGCATAGAGTGGAGCGCCTCTACAAATACAGCTGTGTTATCAGACCAG GTAGGGTGCATGAGGGCTGTCCCGGCTGTCCATATTTACCTCGCAATAATGAGGAAGCTGAAGTTCAGAAGACTGTGACCCACTCTCTGGAGAAATTCCACAACCAGAGCAGGCCGGCCAATCGGTTCACTCTGCTCAAAATCTCCCGTGCTACTGCACAG gTTGTCGCAGGTTCAATTTACCGTGTGGAATACACCATCCAGGAGACCACCTGCCCCCACAGCACAGAAGCAGTGACGGCTGAGAACTGCCCCCCTATGGACTGCGAGTTTGCT CACAAGGGCTTCTGTAAGGCATCCCTCTTCCAGCCTCTCTGGGGTGAGGGGAAAGTCGATGTCAACTGTGAGATCTATGAGTCTGAG GCatctgagagagagaaacagctccacctgctggGTGTAGAGACTGAACACACCCATgatgacacacactcacacagtcacCTGCATGAACATGAGCACAGCCATGGGCACAGACTTGGGGCCACACCCCACAAAGACCCAGAGGGAATAGTAACAGTCTTGCCTGCCCTGGGCCAGCCTGTGACCCTGCCTTCCTTCCCTGATGTCCCCGCCGGTGGGCCTGGAGTTGGAGTCACTCTCCCACTTAAGCCCGACCCTCAGATTCCCGGAGAAATGGAACCCACCATCGAGCCCTTCCCAACCTCAGTCTCAGCCCAGTGCCCCACCAAAGAGGGAGGGGATCAAGATGTGGGGATTCTCTTCGCCAATGACCCCATGTTCAAGCCGGCTGCATAA
- the si:ch211-284e20.8 gene encoding fetuin-B, translating to MSVYLLVLCLALLPQGGEASDPPGCTSPDAVRVAEEALEQINKDRKNGYIWSLNRLYDLSHTPEQGKDGSLYKLTIDVMETKCHITSGKPWKQCEVRNIGNVPVYGECQVSAYVHTQVKLQSYSCTIREVPATAVVDTCPDCPTAENLNEPIVKETANLCLQRFNEESRLANYFTLENITKASSQWVVGPSYFVEFTIVETVCSKETDVSELSSCTPMDCQFAHRGFCSGSHVAREDQFEIRNPGGKRDGLIQDKKPVEVKCEIYEPQASSVEEQAHAKAGSVHTEHQHHNHTHLHPHEHLHSDSPSPDITLSVSQNLGTVVNQPASPRASPAGSSCPGPRRHNLGLRNLRL from the exons ATGAGTGTGTACCTGCTGGTCCTGTGTTTGGCTTTGCTGCCCCAGGGAGGGGAGGCCTCGGACCCTCCAGGCTGCACGAGCCCTGATGCAGTGCGAGTGGCAGAAGAGGCGCTGGAACAGATCAACAAGGACAGGAAAAATGGATACATCTGGAGCCTCAACAGGCTCTATGATCTGTCTCACACTCCAGAACAG GGGAAAGATGGATCTCTGTACAAACTAACCATCGATGTCATGGAGACCAAATGCCACATCACCAGTGGAAAACCGTGGAAACAATGCGAAGTCAGAAATATTGGGAATGTTCCA GTGTATGGAGAGTGTCAAGTATCTGCCTATGTTCACACTCAAGTCAAACTACAAAGCTACTCCTGTACAATTCGTGAAG TTCCAGCTACTGCAGTGGTGGACACGTGCCCAGACTGTCCCACGGCCGAAAATCTGAATGAGCCCATTGTCAAAGAGACGGCCAATCTCTGCCTGCAGAGGTTCAATGAGGAGAGCCGCCTGGCCAACTACTTTACTCTGGAGAACATAACGAAAGCCAGTTCACAG tGGGTTGTTGGTCCGTCCTACTTTGTGGAATTCACTATAGTGGAGACAGTTTGTTCAAAGGAAACAGATGTCAGTGAACTGAGCAGCTGCACACCTATGGACTGTCAGTTTGCT CACAGAGGCTTCTGTTCGGGCTCACATGTGGCTCGTGAGGATCAGTTTGAAATCAGAAACCCTGGTGGCAAAAGGGATGGCTTGATTCAAGATAAGAAACCTGTAGAGGTGAAATGTGAGATCTATGAACCTCAG GCTTCCTCTGTGGAGGAGCAGGCTCACGCAAAAGCAGGCAGTGTGCACACTGAACACCAGCACCATAACCACACTCACCTGCATCCCCATGAGCACCTCCACTCAGACTCACCCAGCCCAGACATTACACTCTCCGTGTCTCAGAACCTTGGGACTGTGGTGAATCAGCCTGCCTCTCCCAGAGCTTCACCAGCAGGCAGCTCCTGCCCCGGACCCCGCAGACACAATCTGGGTTTACGGAATCTCAGGCTCTGA